A window of Mustela erminea isolate mMusErm1 chromosome 19, mMusErm1.Pri, whole genome shotgun sequence genomic DNA:
cccccaccccaattcccaTCCATATCAGTTTAAATTTTGAGGTTCTTTGATCAGAGTACTAGTGGAGAGGAGTTAGATGAGCGGTGGAGCCTTGACTCTGGCCTCCTCTAAGTCCCAGGAGAAGGAAGCTGCAGGCCCAGTCAATCAAGCAGACATTGTATTTGGTGGGTCTTTAATGTGGTTGCCCACCTCCCTGTTCTGTGTTCAAGCCCCCAGGGAAAGGTATGGCAGTAGAGGATGACCAGGTCCAAGCTGCCCAGGTCAGAACTGCTGAAGCATGGTCCGTTCACCAATGCAACATTTCTAGAGAGCAGTGAGCTGATTCTCCAGTGGTGAGCAGGGGACTACATATGAACTGGGACCTGCAGGCCAATGTATCCCTGAGGAAAAGTCCACGTGAACAATTCAAGAAACCAGTTAAGAAacaaggggcaggggcagaaagctGTGGGACAAATGCACAGCAGGCTTCTGGAGGGCTGGAGATCCTTTCTCTAAAGGCCAGGATCATTCCCACCTGTAGTAGTCCATCTCCCACATAGGACATTTCACCTTCAGTcaagaaagcagaggaaaaagatgGCTCATCTGAACTTGAGCCCCAGCTATGTACTTCAGACGGTAGCTCCACATCTACCCTTTCACTAATAACACAGCCCCTGCCCAGAACCACGGTGCTTGAAAACCAAAGTGGTCCTGGAGAGAAAACGGTGTTTAAGGGGGTAACATCCCATTTGGGTACATTGCAGCCATTGGACCCCCTGGTCTGGGGAAAGCAGCTGGGTTTGTGCCAGGGAGGCTCCCCACTCTAGGAAATGGGACCAAAGTCTTGCTCACAGGGCCATTCATCCTTGGAAAGGAAGATGGGTTTAGACCCAGGGTCCCAGTTGGCCTTGCAAAAGGACCTGGGTTGATACCCACAGGGCCTGCTGGAGAAGAGCCCAGGGGCCCAGGAGCTGACCTGGGGAAATTAACCTGACCAGGTCCTAATGGGCCAGTAGACCTTGGGAAAGCAGCCGGACTTGGACCCTGTAAGCCACTGGCCCTTGGGAAGTTAGCTGGGTTGGGGCCTAGTGGCCCAGAGGTTCTTGGGAAAATTGCTGGGCTTGAGCCCTGGAGGCCAGCAGACCTCTGGAAGGTAGATGGATTTGAAGCCAATGTGCCAGAGGACTGAGAGAAGGAAACTGGATTCAGCCCCCCTGAACCTGTCCCCCTTGGAAAGGGATTAGCATTTACCCCCATGGGCCCAGCTGGCCTTGAAAAATGAGCTGAATTAGGACCTAGGGGGCCAGGAGCTCTGGACATGGGAGACGGGTTTGGCCCAGGAAGGCCAATTCCCCGAGAGACAGGACCCGAGTTTGGGCCTATGGGTCCAGGTACTCTTGCCATAGAGGATGGGCTTGTGCCCATGTTTCCAGAAGCCTGTGAGAAAGCAGCTGAATTTGCTCCTAAAAGACCTGCTGCTCTTAGAATGGGGGCAAGATCTAGGCCTTGAGGTCCAGCCATTCTTAAGTTAAGACCAGATCCTGTGCCCAGGAGGCCACCTGCTCTGGTATCCATATTAGGGCCTGGGCCCAGGCCACCTGCCCTTGGGCTGGGCCCAAGACCTGGGCCCAGGCCACCAGCCCTTGGGCTGGGCCCAAGACCTGGGCCTGGAAACATACCCGACCTCGGGGCAGGGTTTGTACTAACAAACCCTGACCTCAGATTAGGACTTGGTCCTGGTCCCAGGCCAACGGGCCTAGGATTAGGAGGACCATTCCCAGAAGTCAACAGGACACCTGCTCTCAGGTTGGGCCCAGACCCAGGGCCCATAGGGCCACCACTTCTGGAGTCAGGACCTGTTCCCAGGAGACCACCGGACCTTGGGTTAGACATAGGACCTGGCCCTGGAAGACCCCCTAACCTTGGGTTAGACAGAGGCCCTGGACCTGGAAGAGCCCCTGCCCTAGGATTTAGGGAtggccctgggcctgggcccaAGAGGCCACCAGGCCTTGGGAAAGAAACTGCACCTGCACCAGCGGGATTCATCCCTCTTGGAAAAGAAGCCATGCTTGGGTCACGAGCACCAGCAGGGAAAGGTGCTGGATTTGAagccaaggagcctgatgaggttGGAAAAGGCGAAGGGTTCCTTGGAAATGGGGCCAGATTTCCACCAAGAGAACTGGATGCCATAAGGAAGGGATCAGAATTCATGCCTAGCGGGTGGCCTGTGTTCAAAACAGGACCACCCTGTGGTCCCATGGAACCGTCGAGCCGTCCTCGAGGTGGCAACTGAGCACGAGTCCAAGGAGTTGGCCGCTCTCTAGGGAAAATCCGGGGTTCTTTCATACTTTCTTGGGGACGTTGGTGATAATGGGTTTGGGGCGAGTTTTGAAAAGGATCTTGTTTTTGATGAGTGCTGTCACCAGGTACCGGGTGCCAGTCTTGCAGCCAAGCTCATCAGAGTCCTGCTCCCCAGGAGTGTGTTTGACAAGGACAGCAAAAGGTTTCTCCAGATGGATGATTTTTCCATACAGGATATGATGCCCCACGATCAGCACAGGGATTCCCTTTGGCAGAACAAGAATGAAATGCCTGAGGTTCAGGGCAAGGTCATAACACTCAGGTGCCTTCTAGAGATGCTCTTGGCGAGCAATACTGGCACCTCCACTCCCTGGCATGACTCTACTGCTGTTTAAGAGCCATATCAGACAACCACCCTCATACCCTTTTTACTCTTCCTAGCCCCAGGTAAGagaatttcctctttttagaaCTGTGATTTTTCCAGATTCCCCAAAGCTAAGTTTCCCTGCCATTGCAGGGGTCAGGGGAGAACAAGCAGAGAGCTTAGATTAGCTAGACCTCGAATAACAAACCTGAGGGCAGTCCTCACTCTGGGTCCTGGGAGCACCACCTTGGTGTAGCTTGCTTTCCTGAGGCATtaggcagggaaagaaaagtcCCCTCACCTCAGTGGTGTAATGTAGGTCTCCCAGGAGGTTTCCAGCTAATCCAGTGCTGTAGCGAGCCTCGATCTCCCCCTGTAGCTCCATCAGCACCCATTCTGCCAGGCCTCCAGCCCCAGCACTGCAAGCAAAGGGCTGGCGGTTACAATATTTTTGAGGGGTGAAGGATGAATAGTGTCCTACACCACCATTCAAGGCCCAAAggaactccttgctgagcacaagTTCTTGGGAAATTAGGCAGTGCTAGGCACTGATCTACAGACGAAATGCAAGGATGTGTACAATGCACCTGAGGACCCTGATTCTTCTAGGAAAATGTCAAACCTACGTAACACCCTCATCATTCGAGCTAAACAAAAGTCTCAAAACGTACTCACCTGGAAATAACAATTTGCACCATGAGCTTTCCGTCTTTAAAAAGCAACTGAAAGTAAgctgtagaggaaaaaaaaatttaggataataataatgatagctaaTACTTATCATGTACTGTGTGTGAAGCAGCTTTCTAAGTGCTTTagacagattttatttcatttccctaaaaatgttatataagtagattttttttttttagtagtagatgttttttatttgacactgaTACAACTGATAAAACATTGCTGAAGATCACCGCGGGTCAATAATGCTATGGAAAGTAAGGTCATGTACTTACTAGTCAACGAGCCAGAACTTGAACATAAAATGTAACACTATAGCCCACACTGCTGACCACTATGCTAATCTGCCTTTCTCAAGAATGTTCTGTTTTCTATtctgcatgttaaaaaaaaaaaaaaaaaaacctttatttgaCACTGATACAACTGATAAAACATTGCTGAAGATCACCGCGGGTCAATAATGCTATGGAAAGTAAGGTCATGTACTTACTAGTCAACGAGCCAGAACTTGAACATAAAATGTAACACTATAGCCCACACTGCTGACCACTATGCTAATCTGCCTTTCTCAAGAATGTTGTTTTCTATtctgcatgttaaaaaaaaaaaaaaaaacacacacacacactaaagaaTTTGGGGcactggggcaccagggtggctcagtgggttaaagcctctgctttcggctcaggtcatgatcccagggtcctggaatcgagccccacatcgggctctctgttcagtggggagcctgtttcctcctctctttctgcctgcctctctgcctacttgtgatctctgacaaaaaaataaaatcttaaaaaaagaaaagacaaaaagaatttggggcacatgggtggttcagtgggttttaaagcctctgccttcggctcaggtcattatctcagggtcctgggatcgagacccgcatcaggctctctgcctgcctctctgcctacttgtgatctctctttgtcaaataaataaataaaatctttaaaaacaaaacaaaaaacaaaaaattcatttagattttacttttccctttggtattataaaaatacaaacttccTCTCTAACACTCTAGTTGTCTTTCAAGGTTCAAGGGACCTCCTTTAACAAAAGCCAATTAGCAAAGTCCTTCAGGCAACTCTGGTGAATGGTAAGCAGCTATCTAACAGGACTCTCATTATATGCCTTGACTATCTTTCATTGAGGTATACCCAGACATTCAACTTTCATTTTATGCAACAGTACCACCTGGTGGCAAGTTTGTGGTACTCTAAACAAATGgctaaaaagattattttttgccTGAGACAACTGGCTTCACTTGTCTTTCTAGGAACGGTGGATTCACAGGGGCCTGAGGGATGGGGGATCTAAACTACATGTACTGTATAAGTGTTTCCAATAAATCAATGGAACTCAGTGGAAAGTTGTTAGTCTAATGTCTGCCAATtgtagcactgtatgttaatagGTGTAATTGTGCACAAGCTTAGCAAACACTggattaaaaagttaaacaggTTTCTTGACTGATAATGTTAACCTTCATTTTGGATCTCCAGGGAAAAGTATATTGGCTTACAGGACAGCAGAACTTCTCTATTCTTGAGCACCAAATATCCCTTGGGAACACAATGTCAGTCAATTCACTGGTCTTCAGATTCAAATATAAACAGTAGCTAAAACCTgcagaatttttattatgaatcagATGCTGTACAGGTCTAAGAACCTAGGCCACCTGTCTTTATCTATACTCATAATCAATATGTTCCCAAAAGAACGTATCCCAAAAGAAAACCTACACTCCCAAAAGAAAACCAAGCACTAGTGAGAATGAAATACATCAATGCATCAGGCAGGCACTGCAGACAGGAGAGCTGGTCGGAAGCACAATGGTGGATCAAGAAGGCATCTGTAAGTCAGAcgtgatttttttgttgttgttgttttgtttttaaagattttatttatttgccagagagagagagagcgagagagtaaGCGAgtacacacaagtaggcagagaggcaggcagaggcagcgagagaagcaggttccctgccgagcaaggagcccaatgcggactcgatcccatgaccccgggattatgacctcagcggaaggcagcggcttaacccacttagccacccagacatccctgtaAGTCAGACGTTTTTAGAATAAATATGGGGGCTCAAGGGCAAAGGTCTTGTGACAAGATAGGGAGTCCCTACAATACCACCAACTGAACcaaaagcacttttaaaattcttctaagGTTTCTTGAAAAAAGGATTACAATTTAAAATCAGAAGACTTAAAAATCAGGTTCCAGCCTGTAAGTGTAGAACTTTTCACTGCGTCATCATACGCAAGTCACTTAATGACCATAGGGCTAACACCTAGATTATCTGACTCATCAAACTACTGTGAAGACCATGTATATGCAAAATGGTTTAAAgacagcagcttttttttttttttttttagagaatggAAAAAGCAAATTGGTATTTCCACACTATAATTTTGACTATAATTTAGAGAATGGTAGGTATGTATTAGCCATGAATCAAAAAAACCTCAGTAACTAGAAACTGAAGTTGGAAAGTTTCTAAAGGTTAACAAATGCATACAGACTAAAGGGTTCTTATATCTAAGCTCCTGATGACTGATAATGCACTAAATGTTTCTTGATGGATATAGTTATAGTAATACATAGGTAGTTTCTGAGAAGCAATTAAGTGTTCACACAGATAAACAAGTTCTACGAAGACCACAACAGGGAAGGAAATCAATCTCTAAGGCCTTTGGAAACACGTCTGAGAGGAGTACCTATAGACTGTTTAAGGGTGATGCAGAGATATTTTCAGTGTATTCCACATTTCCTGGACAGCTTCCTGTTGGAACAGGAATTCACAACGTGGCCCAAGGGGGCAAAGGAAAACAGATGTCTGAGAGCTGGATCAGAAGAGCTTTACCCACTTATATAGGAGGTCCTGCCTCAGAAGATCTCTAGATACTGGCAAACATCTAGGAACGCTCCTGAAAATGCAAATTCTGGGGCCTACATGTTCACCATTCTGCTGCTGTCCCTAGTCAGAGTGGTCAGACCTATGCTAGTCCCACTGGGAAGCTGCAGCTGTGAACACAAATGAAGTTTAGACCCACTTGTAAGGGTCTAGCTCACAGGAACCTGCAGACTGGCCTGGCTACATTAATGTACACGGGAGTGTATTTACTGAGTTaataagaaagaacagaaggcattcttttagcaaattttaaaattccactttaggggtgtctgggtagggCAGTTAAAtgtccagctcaggtcatgattatcacgattgtgagactgagccccatgttcagCAGAGAATCTACTTGAGtctcccttccaaaaaaaaagattctctcttcctctctgcccctcccactcatgcatgcatgctctctcaaacaaatcttcAAAATTCTACTTTAATGCCTTAAAATAGGCTATCACCTgaattttattattcctttttttgctCCTTGAGGTACTACTCTAGGCAACTGTTCTCAGGGCCAGAGTAGGTAGGTATACCTGG
This region includes:
- the DERPC gene encoding decreased expression in renal and prostate cancer protein, which codes for MKEPRIFPRERPTPWTRAQLPPRGRLDGSMGPQGGPVLNTGHPLGMNSDPFLMASSSLGGNLAPFPRNPSPFPTSSGSLASNPAPFPAGARDPSMASFPRGMNPAGAGAVSFPRPGGLLGPGPGPSLNPRAGALPGPGPLSNPRLGGLPGPGPMSNPRSGGLLGTGPDSRSGGPMGPGSGPNLRAGVLLTSGNGPPNPRPVGLGPGPSPNLRSGFVSTNPAPRSGMFPGPGLGPSPRAGGLGPGLGPSPRAGGLGPGPNMDTRAGGLLGTGSGLNLRMAGPQGLDLAPILRAAGLLGANSAAFSQASGNMGTSPSSMARVPGPIGPNSGPVSRGIGLPGPNPSPMSRAPGPLGPNSAHFSRPAGPMGVNANPFPRGTGSGGLNPVSFSQSSGTLASNPSTFQRSAGLQGSSPAIFPRTSGPLGPNPANFPRASGLQGPSPAAFPRSTGPLGPGQVNFPRSAPGPLGSSPAGPVGINPGPFARPTGTLGLNPSSFPRMNGPVSKTLVPFPRVGSLPGTNPAAFPRPGGPMAAMYPNGMLPP
- the CHTF8 gene encoding chromosome transmission fidelity protein 8 homolog; this encodes MVQIVISSAGAGGLAEWVLMELQGEIEARYSTGLAGNLLGDLHYTTEGIPVLIVGHHILYGKIIHLEKPFAVLVKHTPGEQDSDELGCKTGTRYLVTALIKNKILFKTRPKPIITNVPKKV